Proteins encoded within one genomic window of Fragaria vesca subsp. vesca linkage group LG1, FraVesHawaii_1.0, whole genome shotgun sequence:
- the LOC101312769 gene encoding nudix hydrolase 26, chloroplastic-like, which translates to MDICRFSLHSFPLSLNPLSIIIKPAIVLPSSSSCPPRLAKFTQLSLVPSKPTIYSRVRCASSYSSSASSSMEAPPEGYRRNAGICLFNDSKKIFAASRLDIPDSWQMPQGGIDEGEDPRTAAIRELREETGVQSAEILAETPHWLTYDFPPEARAKLQKLWGSDWKGQAQKWFLFKFTGKDEEVNLLGDGSGKPEFGKWSWISPEQVVDLAVDFKKPVYKKVFAVFAPYFQ; encoded by the exons ATGGATATATGCCGATTTTCCTTGCATAGTTTCCCGCTTTCCCTAAACCCTTTATCAATTATCATCAAGCCTGCTATTGTATTGCCATCCTCCTCAAGCTGTCCTCCTAGACTAGCTAAGTTCACACAGCTGTCACTCGTTCCCTCAAAACCAACTATATATAGTAGAGTCCGCTGTGCCTCCTCATATTCTTCATCAGCATCCTCGTCAATGGAAGCTCCACCTGAAGGTTACAGAAGGAATGCTGGGATCTGCCTCTTCAATGATTCAAAGAAGATTTTTGCTGCTTCAAGGTTAGATATACCTGATTCTTGGCAAATGCCACAGGGTGGCATTGATGAGGGTGAAGATCCAAGAACTGCAGCAATCAGGGAATTAAGAGAAGAGACAGGAGTTCAGTCAGCAGAAATTCTTGCAGAGACACCTCATTGGTTAACCTATGATTTCCCACCAGAAGCTAGAGCTAAACTTCAGAAACTGTGGGGATCAGATTGGAAGGGCCAAGCACAGAAGTG GTTTCTTTTTAAGTTCACTGGGAAGGATGAAGAAGTCAATCTTCTAGGTGATGGCAGTGGAAAACCTGAGTTTGGCAAGTGGTCATGGATATCACCAGAACAAGTAGTTGATCTC GCTGTGGATTTTAAGAAGCCTGTTTACAAGAAAGTTTTCGCAGTTTTCGCACCCTATTTTCAATAA